The Streptomyces sp. NL15-2K genome contains a region encoding:
- a CDS encoding DUF6879 family protein, protein MDLITPAQRDELFNSFERDAFHLELRDDYGSPIEDTPYARWQRGEPDDYAWLDPWMTLMKRVSGEGKTVRRVRVITEPHSQYVGWEHSLTYLNLEAGEDIRWLPRHQLPEGIDFPVGGNDWWLYDDRLLAVGHFDPEGRVLGSEIVEDPDTVAECVRVRDLLWAAAIPHAEYKP, encoded by the coding sequence GTGGACCTGATCACCCCAGCCCAGCGTGACGAGCTGTTCAACAGCTTCGAACGCGACGCCTTCCACCTGGAGCTGAGGGACGACTACGGATCTCCCATCGAGGACACGCCCTACGCGCGGTGGCAGCGGGGCGAACCTGACGACTACGCCTGGCTCGACCCCTGGATGACGCTCATGAAGCGCGTCTCCGGCGAAGGGAAGACCGTCAGGCGCGTACGGGTCATCACAGAGCCTCACTCCCAGTACGTCGGCTGGGAGCACTCGTTGACCTACCTCAATCTGGAGGCCGGCGAGGACATCCGATGGCTTCCGCGGCACCAGCTGCCGGAAGGCATCGACTTCCCTGTCGGCGGCAACGACTGGTGGCTGTACGACGACCGTCTCCTCGCCGTCGGCCACTTCGACCCCGAGGGTCGAGTGCTGGGGTCGGAAATCGTCGAGGACCCGGACACTGTGGCGGAGTGTGTCCGCGTGCGTGACCTTCTCTGGGCCGCCGCCATCCCACACGCCGAGTACAAGCCCTGA
- a CDS encoding sulfite exporter TauE/SafE family protein has product MVTAEKDVSARIVRSTPLVFAAGAAVGLLGGMVGLGGAEFRLPLLISLFGFAALAAVILNKAMSLVVVLAALPARLTAVPVSELAAHWSVAVNLLAGSLLGAWAGASWAVRMRSSTLYKVLAVLMVLMAAALLATRITTMGTLDLPRGAQLVAGVVAGFGIGVVAAIMGVAGGELLIPTIVLLYGADIKIAGSLSLLVSLPTMLVAFARYSRDGSFAVLGSNLRFTTIMVTASVTGAVLGGLLLGVIPDLILIPVLAVILFVSAIKLARHD; this is encoded by the coding sequence GTGGTCACCGCGGAGAAGGACGTATCGGCGCGGATAGTGCGGTCGACGCCGCTTGTGTTTGCCGCCGGAGCTGCGGTGGGCCTCCTGGGCGGGATGGTCGGGCTGGGCGGAGCGGAGTTCCGTCTGCCGCTGCTGATCAGCCTCTTCGGTTTCGCCGCACTGGCGGCGGTGATCCTCAACAAGGCGATGAGCCTGGTGGTGGTGCTTGCCGCCTTGCCGGCCCGCCTGACTGCTGTACCGGTCTCCGAGCTGGCCGCGCACTGGTCCGTCGCCGTGAACCTGCTGGCCGGGAGCCTGCTGGGCGCATGGGCCGGAGCATCGTGGGCAGTACGGATGCGCAGCTCCACCCTGTACAAGGTGTTGGCGGTCTTGATGGTCCTCATGGCCGCCGCCCTGCTGGCCACCCGCATAACCACCATGGGCACGCTCGACCTGCCGCGCGGGGCTCAGCTGGTCGCCGGCGTCGTGGCCGGGTTCGGGATCGGCGTGGTCGCCGCGATCATGGGCGTCGCCGGAGGCGAGCTACTGATCCCCACGATCGTGCTGCTGTACGGGGCGGACATCAAGATCGCAGGCAGTCTGTCGCTGCTCGTCTCGTTGCCGACCATGCTGGTCGCCTTCGCCCGCTACAGCCGCGACGGCAGCTTCGCAGTGCTGGGCTCGAACCTGCGGTTCACCACGATCATGGTCACAGCGTCAGTCACCGGCGCCGTACTCGGTGGCCTTCTGCTCGGTGTGATCCCGGACCTGATACTCATCCCAGTCCTGGCCGTGATCCTGTTCGTCTCCGCGATCAAGCTCGCTCGCCACGACTGA
- a CDS encoding IS110 family transposase translates to MVDTTAIDLFLGLDLGKEFHHAHGRTEDGRTVHDKRLPNTEPKLLELFTRLVAKFGTVLVIVDQVANIGALPLTVARAAGCRVAYLPGLSMRRAADLHPGEAKTDARDAFVIAETARTMPHTLRAVDRDDEVLAELTMLTGYDNDLAGEVNRATNRLRGLLSQIHPSLERVLGPRLAYPYIQALLQRHGSPARLRKLGRARCEALLKVHGSRKAHHLTAEIFDALAEQTLVVPGTEASALIVPGLAAQLAAAHTQRRQAEQEIAALLEALPLFHLLTSLPGLGVRTTAAVIVAIGDGTGFPTAGHLASYAGLAPATKSSGTSIRGEHAPHRGNRLLKRALFQAAFAAIGCKADPSSRIYYDRQRARGKTHTQAILRLARQRVNVIHAMIRTGALYEARTPNDVDLAA, encoded by the coding sequence ATGGTCGACACGACCGCGATAGATCTTTTCCTCGGCCTGGACCTGGGCAAGGAGTTCCACCACGCCCACGGCCGGACCGAAGACGGCAGAACCGTGCACGACAAGCGGCTGCCCAACACCGAGCCGAAACTGCTGGAGCTGTTCACCAGGCTGGTGGCGAAGTTCGGCACTGTCCTGGTGATCGTGGACCAGGTCGCCAACATCGGCGCGCTGCCGCTGACGGTGGCCCGCGCGGCCGGCTGCCGGGTGGCCTACCTGCCCGGGCTGTCGATGCGGCGGGCCGCCGACCTGCACCCGGGCGAGGCCAAGACCGACGCCCGCGACGCGTTCGTGATCGCCGAGACCGCCCGCACCATGCCGCACACCCTGCGCGCGGTGGACCGCGACGACGAGGTGCTGGCCGAGCTGACCATGCTCACCGGCTACGACAACGACCTGGCCGGCGAGGTCAACCGCGCCACCAACCGGCTGCGCGGCCTGCTCTCTCAGATCCACCCCTCTCTCGAGCGTGTGCTCGGCCCGCGCCTGGCCTACCCCTATATCCAGGCGCTCCTCCAACGGCACGGCTCCCCGGCGAGACTGAGGAAACTGGGCCGGGCCCGCTGCGAGGCCCTGCTCAAGGTGCACGGTTCGCGCAAGGCCCACCACCTGACCGCAGAGATCTTCGACGCGCTCGCCGAGCAGACCCTTGTCGTGCCGGGCACCGAGGCATCCGCGCTGATCGTGCCGGGACTCGCCGCCCAGCTCGCCGCCGCCCACACCCAGCGCCGCCAGGCCGAGCAGGAGATCGCCGCCCTGCTGGAGGCCCTCCCTCTTTTCCACCTCCTGACCTCCCTGCCCGGCCTGGGCGTCAGGACCACAGCGGCCGTGATCGTCGCGATCGGCGACGGCACCGGCTTCCCCACCGCCGGACACCTCGCCTCCTACGCCGGACTCGCCCCCGCCACGAAGTCCTCGGGCACCTCCATCCGCGGCGAGCACGCACCCCACCGCGGCAACCGGCTCCTCAAACGCGCCCTGTTCCAGGCCGCGTTCGCCGCGATCGGCTGCAAAGCCGACCCGTCCTCCCGGATCTACTACGACCGGCAACGCGCACGCGGCAAGACCCACACCCAGGCGATCCTCCGCCTGGCCCGCCAGCGCGTGAACGTCATCCACGCCATGATCCGCACCGGGGCCCTCTACGAAGCACGCACCCCGAACGACGTCGACCTCGCCGCCTGA
- a CDS encoding helix-turn-helix transcriptional regulator, with the protein MNNQAQEAREALGARLRGFRKDAGFASGRAFAVATGWAESKVSRLENGKQNPSEDDIRVWCIKTNRQEHVDDLIATVRHIDELWLEWRRQLQTGAERRQRKALPVYAKTKVFRIWHPTLVWGTLQTADYAAETFRQVVDYYEIPDDAEAATAKRLERQQYLYQGNRIFNVVLGEQALYTNFGGPEVMKGQLDRLLAVMRLPRLSLGIIPRSAPVGIWPGNSFSMFDDKLVLVETYSAEFSVTQPREIELYTKAFALLKQSAVYGTAVRDLILTAIHHFDQMPSD; encoded by the coding sequence GTGAATAATCAAGCTCAAGAAGCACGCGAGGCGCTGGGTGCCCGGCTGCGCGGATTCCGGAAGGACGCCGGATTCGCGAGCGGCCGGGCATTCGCCGTGGCCACCGGTTGGGCGGAGTCCAAGGTGTCCCGGCTTGAGAACGGCAAGCAGAACCCCAGCGAAGACGACATCCGTGTCTGGTGCATCAAGACCAACAGGCAAGAGCACGTAGATGACTTGATAGCCACGGTGCGGCACATCGACGAGCTGTGGCTGGAGTGGCGTCGGCAGCTGCAGACCGGGGCGGAACGACGGCAGCGCAAGGCCCTGCCGGTCTACGCCAAGACCAAGGTCTTCCGCATCTGGCACCCGACGCTGGTGTGGGGAACGCTCCAGACGGCGGACTACGCGGCTGAGACGTTCAGACAGGTTGTCGACTACTACGAGATCCCCGACGATGCGGAAGCCGCCACCGCCAAGCGCCTCGAACGGCAGCAATACCTGTACCAGGGCAATCGGATCTTCAACGTGGTGCTCGGCGAGCAGGCGCTCTACACGAACTTCGGCGGCCCGGAGGTGATGAAGGGGCAACTTGACCGCCTGTTGGCGGTGATGAGGCTTCCCCGGCTGAGTCTGGGCATCATCCCCCGATCCGCGCCTGTGGGCATCTGGCCCGGCAACTCCTTCTCGATGTTCGACGACAAGCTCGTCCTCGTTGAGACCTACTCGGCGGAGTTCTCCGTCACCCAGCCCCGAGAAATCGAGCTGTACACCAAGGCGTTCGCTCTCTTGAAGCAGTCAGCGGTCTACGGGACCGCAGTCCGAGACCTCATCCTCACAGCGATCCACCACTTCGATCAGATGCCGAGCGACTAG
- a CDS encoding MFS transporter — MLTAVPQAPTRVAATGTGDRSRPRAALPALCATQITSWGIVYYAFPVLNARITADTGWSTTATTGAFSAALVVSALAGIPIGRILDRRGPRIVMTTGSLLGVAAVLAIAYAPNFAAFTGAWLVAGLSMAATFYHPAFAAVTRWWGEDRVRALTIVTLAGGLASTAFAPLTAALAEHLGWRTTYAVLALILGVVTIPAHALALRAPWPPAPAHPTQEAKDGRSVARSRPFLVLAAALTLNGFAMYAVVIALVPLLTERGASPTAAAWALGLGGAGQTLGRTLYSTLARHTGVTTRTVTLIAAGGATTAALAAVSGPYPLLLLLAITAGMVRGNLTLLQATAVSDRWGTTHYGHLSGLLAAPVTVASALAPFTGAALAGALGGYPALFAVLAGISIGASVLAAASARR; from the coding sequence ATGCTGACCGCCGTGCCCCAGGCCCCAACCCGCGTGGCCGCGACCGGAACCGGGGACCGGTCGCGACCACGCGCCGCCCTGCCCGCACTCTGCGCCACGCAGATCACCAGCTGGGGCATCGTCTACTACGCCTTCCCCGTCCTCAACGCCCGCATCACCGCGGACACCGGATGGTCCACCACGGCCACGACCGGCGCCTTCTCCGCCGCCCTGGTCGTCTCCGCACTCGCCGGTATCCCCATCGGCCGCATCCTCGACCGCCGCGGCCCCCGCATCGTCATGACGACCGGTTCGCTGCTCGGCGTCGCCGCCGTGCTGGCCATCGCGTACGCGCCCAACTTCGCCGCGTTCACCGGGGCTTGGCTGGTGGCAGGACTGTCCATGGCCGCCACCTTCTACCACCCCGCCTTCGCCGCCGTGACACGCTGGTGGGGAGAGGACCGCGTCCGTGCCCTCACGATCGTCACCCTCGCCGGCGGCCTGGCCTCCACCGCCTTCGCACCCCTGACGGCGGCCCTCGCCGAGCACCTCGGCTGGCGGACCACGTACGCCGTCCTGGCGCTCATCCTGGGCGTCGTCACCATCCCCGCCCACGCGCTCGCGCTGCGCGCCCCATGGCCACCTGCGCCCGCACACCCCACCCAAGAGGCGAAAGACGGCAGGTCAGTCGCACGAAGCCGCCCCTTCTTGGTACTGGCAGCCGCACTCACCCTCAACGGCTTCGCGATGTACGCCGTCGTCATCGCCCTGGTCCCGCTCTTGACCGAACGAGGCGCGAGCCCGACCGCGGCGGCCTGGGCCCTCGGCCTGGGCGGTGCGGGACAGACCCTCGGCCGCACCCTCTACTCCACCCTCGCCCGCCACACCGGCGTCACCACCCGCACGGTCACGCTGATCGCCGCGGGCGGCGCCACGACCGCGGCCCTCGCCGCCGTCTCGGGCCCGTACCCGCTCCTGCTCCTGTTGGCCATCACGGCGGGCATGGTGCGGGGCAACCTCACCCTTCTCCAGGCCACCGCTGTCAGCGACCGTTGGGGCACCACGCACTACGGCCACCTCTCCGGCCTTCTGGCCGCCCCCGTGACCGTCGCCAGTGCGCTCGCCCCCTTCACCGGCGCAGCCCTGGCAGGAGCACTCGGGGGGTATCCCGCGCTCTTCGCCGTACTTGCCGGAATCTCGATCGGCGCGAGCGTGTTGGCAGCGGCTTCCGCCAGGCGCTGA
- a CDS encoding NAD(P)-binding domain-containing protein, which yields MSVSITDQLPVVVIGAGPIGLAAAAHLVERGLEPLVLEAGLSAGTAVRDWSHVRLFSPWSEVTDPAAEKLLAPTGWVRPDGTTYPSGGDWAGQYLQPLADVLGDKVRYGATVTGVARAGRDRIVDSGRDEQPFTVHIRTSEGIEERISASAVIDASGTWSVPSPVGANGLPALGEQRAADRVSYRVPDLEDPAVRARYAGKRTAVVGSGASAFTALAYLADLAKEEDGTHAVWILRRGLGADTYGGGEADQLPARGALGLRAKAAVEDGYASAVTGFRTQAVEKEGDRLVLVAEDGRRLDPVDEVIVLTGFRPDLSFLSEIRLGLDERLQAPTALAPLIDPNAHSCGTVYPHGVRELSHPEQGIYLVGMKSYGRAPTFLAMTGYEQVRSITAALAGDQEAAERVELTLPETGVCGGAGLFDEPENSENAEQSGGGCCAPTPVQTLQIGGPATTSGGC from the coding sequence GTGAGCGTGTCCATCACTGACCAGCTGCCCGTCGTGGTCATCGGAGCCGGTCCGATCGGCCTGGCTGCCGCCGCTCACCTCGTCGAGCGCGGCCTCGAACCGCTGGTCCTGGAAGCGGGCCTGTCCGCCGGTACGGCCGTGCGGGACTGGTCGCACGTCCGGCTGTTCTCCCCGTGGTCGGAAGTCACCGACCCGGCTGCCGAGAAGCTGCTGGCCCCGACCGGCTGGGTCCGCCCGGACGGCACGACCTACCCGAGCGGTGGCGACTGGGCCGGGCAGTACCTGCAGCCGCTCGCCGACGTCCTCGGCGACAAGGTCCGCTACGGCGCGACGGTCACCGGGGTGGCCCGCGCCGGCCGGGACCGCATCGTCGACTCCGGCCGCGACGAACAGCCCTTCACGGTGCATATCCGAACCTCGGAGGGCATCGAGGAACGGATCAGCGCCAGCGCCGTCATCGATGCCTCCGGCACGTGGTCGGTCCCGAGCCCGGTGGGCGCCAACGGTCTGCCCGCCCTCGGCGAGCAGAGGGCCGCGGACCGCGTCTCCTACCGCGTCCCCGACCTCGAGGACCCAGCCGTACGCGCCCGTTACGCGGGCAAGCGCACCGCCGTGGTCGGCTCCGGTGCCTCCGCCTTCACGGCCCTCGCGTACCTGGCCGACCTGGCGAAGGAGGAGGACGGCACGCACGCGGTGTGGATCCTGCGCCGGGGCCTGGGCGCCGACACGTACGGCGGCGGCGAGGCCGACCAGCTCCCGGCTCGCGGGGCCTTGGGCCTGCGCGCCAAGGCGGCCGTGGAGGACGGGTACGCGTCCGCCGTGACCGGCTTCCGTACACAGGCTGTGGAGAAGGAAGGTGACCGGCTTGTCCTCGTCGCCGAGGACGGCCGCCGCCTGGACCCGGTCGACGAGGTCATCGTCCTGACCGGCTTCCGCCCCGACCTCTCCTTCCTCTCCGAGATCCGCCTCGGCCTCGACGAACGCCTCCAGGCCCCGACCGCGCTCGCCCCGCTGATCGACCCCAACGCCCACTCCTGCGGCACGGTCTACCCGCACGGCGTGCGCGAGCTCTCCCACCCGGAGCAGGGGATCTACCTCGTCGGCATGAAGTCCTACGGCCGTGCGCCGACGTTCCTCGCCATGACCGGCTACGAGCAGGTCCGCTCCATCACGGCGGCTCTCGCCGGCGACCAGGAGGCGGCCGAACGCGTGGAGCTGACCCTCCCCGAGACCGGAGTCTGCGGCGGCGCCGGCCTGTTCGACGAACCGGAGAACTCGGAGAACGCCGAGCAGTCCGGCGGAGGCTGCTGCGCCCCCACCCCGGTCCAGACCCTCCAGATCGGCGGCCCGGCCACCACCTCCGGGGGATGCTGA
- a CDS encoding ATP-binding protein gives MDQPARFVISCTRAPERVRQLRRISAAHLRLWGVGSCIDTANLLISELVTNALRYGETEDVSFSVSYWRGEVRIEVADGTPGRPQVKRPTDDEESGRGMLIVEALAEDWGTSGDGTLTWCTIAVPQPVVPKSGFWCEWRQEDGKQLALAAIPTPERAIRWARIQMRVIASAINASLVGYVWDWLSDGWREPAEALKNGEEFTLPLSAGRYKFVWHARPVLFVPVVGGTPLPHLAEEEPEWD, from the coding sequence ATGGACCAGCCCGCTCGCTTCGTCATCTCATGCACCCGCGCGCCGGAACGAGTGCGGCAACTGCGTCGAATCAGTGCCGCTCACCTCCGCCTGTGGGGAGTCGGTTCCTGCATCGACACAGCCAACCTGCTCATCAGCGAGCTGGTCACCAACGCCCTCCGGTACGGCGAGACGGAGGACGTCAGCTTCTCCGTCTCGTACTGGCGGGGCGAGGTCCGCATCGAGGTGGCTGACGGAACTCCGGGTCGCCCTCAGGTGAAGAGACCGACCGACGACGAGGAGAGCGGTCGCGGCATGCTGATCGTCGAAGCCCTCGCCGAGGACTGGGGCACCAGCGGGGACGGCACCCTCACGTGGTGCACCATCGCCGTACCGCAACCGGTGGTGCCCAAGTCGGGGTTCTGGTGCGAGTGGCGCCAGGAAGACGGCAAGCAGCTCGCCCTCGCGGCCATCCCCACTCCGGAACGCGCGATCCGCTGGGCTCGCATTCAGATGCGCGTCATCGCCTCGGCCATCAACGCATCGCTGGTCGGCTACGTCTGGGACTGGCTGTCCGACGGATGGCGTGAGCCCGCCGAGGCTCTGAAGAACGGCGAGGAGTTCACGCTCCCCCTCTCGGCCGGCCGGTACAAGTTCGTCTGGCACGCCCGTCCGGTGCTCTTCGTGCCCGTCGTCGGCGGAACCCCTCTGCCTCACCTCGCGGAGGAGGAGCCGGAATGGGACTGA
- the hemC gene encoding hydroxymethylbilane synthase — MKTYLVGSRASNLAKVQVREYLAPLRERFPSVTFTHRVILEGGDKDRKSRLSAVSAISGGSAFSSEQEAALSRGDVDVVIHSLKDLPTANPPGLTLLPPPGREDVRDALCGSTLSGLRKGARVGTGAPRRIAQLLAVRPDLEVVPIRGNVPPRLKKMETMSLDAVVLAAAGLRRLGLDDAISELLPLDLFPPSPGQGALGIQVRDDSRELQEILSSVGDKAVDAHVRAERALLAELHGGCSVPVGAYAETRPDGSLSLFAQVTSLDGARRVEGTLSGPMGEPEKLGAALAAELIDQGARSILDAIRGESAVSR, encoded by the coding sequence GTGAAAACGTATCTGGTCGGTTCGCGCGCCAGCAATCTGGCTAAGGTGCAGGTGCGCGAATACCTTGCCCCGCTTCGCGAGCGTTTCCCGAGCGTTACGTTCACGCATCGGGTGATTCTTGAAGGCGGCGACAAGGACCGAAAGTCCCGGCTTTCCGCTGTCTCGGCGATCAGTGGTGGCAGTGCGTTCAGTTCTGAGCAGGAGGCGGCGCTGAGCAGGGGAGACGTGGACGTCGTCATCCATTCCCTGAAAGATCTGCCGACTGCGAACCCGCCCGGTTTGACTCTGTTGCCGCCCCCTGGTCGTGAGGATGTACGAGACGCCTTGTGCGGCTCCACACTGTCCGGCCTGCGAAAGGGAGCTCGGGTAGGAACTGGTGCTCCTCGGCGAATTGCTCAGCTCCTGGCTGTCCGCCCGGACCTCGAAGTGGTACCGATCCGGGGGAATGTACCGCCTCGCCTGAAGAAGATGGAGACCATGAGCCTCGATGCAGTGGTCTTGGCGGCGGCAGGGCTTCGGCGGCTGGGGCTCGACGACGCAATTAGCGAACTACTGCCCCTGGACCTTTTCCCGCCCTCGCCCGGACAGGGCGCTCTTGGCATTCAGGTCCGAGACGACAGCCGTGAACTCCAAGAGATCCTCTCCAGCGTGGGAGATAAGGCTGTCGACGCCCACGTGCGGGCGGAGCGGGCCCTGCTCGCCGAGCTGCACGGCGGGTGCAGCGTGCCCGTGGGCGCGTACGCGGAGACCCGGCCGGATGGCTCCCTTTCGCTCTTCGCTCAGGTCACATCGCTGGACGGTGCGCGGCGGGTCGAGGGCACCCTGTCCGGCCCGATGGGCGAGCCGGAGAAGCTCGGTGCGGCCCTGGCCGCGGAACTGATCGACCAGGGCGCGCGTTCCATCCTTGACGCGATTCGAGGCGAATCCGCGGTCAGCCGTTGA
- a CDS encoding DUF397 domain-containing protein, which yields MQPVAPNWRTSSYTGTENCVEVADNDPKHVMVQDTKARGRGILAVQRDSWAAFVEYAKEA from the coding sequence ATGCAGCCCGTAGCCCCGAACTGGCGTACCAGCTCCTACACCGGGACGGAGAACTGCGTTGAAGTAGCCGACAACGACCCCAAGCACGTGATGGTTCAGGACACGAAGGCGCGCGGTCGGGGAATCCTGGCCGTCCAGCGAGACAGCTGGGCGGCATTCGTCGAATACGCCAAGGAGGCGTAG